A single Kryptolebias marmoratus isolate JLee-2015 linkage group LG7, ASM164957v2, whole genome shotgun sequence DNA region contains:
- the rasl11a gene encoding ras-like protein family member 11A-like isoform X2, giving the protein MNSCGSGNFLLVPIPEYPLLDCVPNKTVKIVVLGASNVGKTALIVRFLTKRFIGDYEANTGALYSRKVSLDGEEVSLQIQDTPCVALQDDAEGLYCQEQINRSIYWADGYVLVFSITDNSSYQTIQPLYQHIRRIHPSGNIPVILVGNKSDLLRARQVPVDEGGVYFEASARENHEGVHAAFLHLCQEVIRALGGGNGEKRRGGLHLARPKSPNMQELKRRFRQVLSSKVKSATTI; this is encoded by the exons ATGAACAGCTGCGGCTCTGGCAACTTTCTGCTGGTCCCCATCCCGGAGTATCCTCTGCTGGACTGTGTGCCCAACAAAACGGTGAAGATCGTGGTGCTGGGAGCCAGCAACGTCGGCAAAACTG ctTTGATTGTCAGGTTTCTGACCAAGAGGTTCATTGGAGATTATGAAGCAAACACAG GAGCGCTCTACTCCAGAAAGGTCAGCCTGGACGGAGAGGAAGTGTCACTTCAGATTCAGGACACACCCTGTGTGGCTCTCCAG GATGATGCTGAAGGCCTGTACTGCCAGGAGCAGATCAACAG ATCGATCTACTGGGCCGACGGGTATGTGCTGGTTTTCTCCATCACAGACAACAGTAGCTACCAAACTATCCAGCCTCTCTACCAGCACATCCGGCGTATACACCCCTCTGGAAACATACCAGTTATACTG GTTGGCAACAAGAGTGACCTGCTTCGAGCCCGACAAGTGCCAGTGGATGAGG GAGGGGTTTACTTTGAGGCTTCAGCCAGAGAGAACCACGAGGGAGTCCATGCCGCCTTCCTACATCTCTGTCAGGAG GTGATCCGAGCATTAGGGGGAGGGAAcggggaaaaaagaagaggaggactCCATCTAGCCAGACCCAAATCTCCCAACATGCAGGAGCTGAAGAGAAGGTTCAGGCAGGTCCTGTCCTCCAAAGTAAAATCGGCTACAACTATCTGA
- the rasl11a gene encoding ras-like protein family member 11A-like isoform X1 → MNSCGSGNFLLVPIPEYPLLDCVPNKTVKIVVLGASNVGKTALIVRFLTKRFIGDYEANTGALYSRKVSLDGEEVSLQIQDTPCVALQDDAEGLYCQEQINRSIYWADGYVLVFSITDNSSYQTIQPLYQHIRRIHPSGNIPVILVGNKSDLLRARQVPVDEGETLAASLGGVYFEASARENHEGVHAAFLHLCQEVIRALGGGNGEKRRGGLHLARPKSPNMQELKRRFRQVLSSKVKSATTI, encoded by the exons ATGAACAGCTGCGGCTCTGGCAACTTTCTGCTGGTCCCCATCCCGGAGTATCCTCTGCTGGACTGTGTGCCCAACAAAACGGTGAAGATCGTGGTGCTGGGAGCCAGCAACGTCGGCAAAACTG ctTTGATTGTCAGGTTTCTGACCAAGAGGTTCATTGGAGATTATGAAGCAAACACAG GAGCGCTCTACTCCAGAAAGGTCAGCCTGGACGGAGAGGAAGTGTCACTTCAGATTCAGGACACACCCTGTGTGGCTCTCCAG GATGATGCTGAAGGCCTGTACTGCCAGGAGCAGATCAACAG ATCGATCTACTGGGCCGACGGGTATGTGCTGGTTTTCTCCATCACAGACAACAGTAGCTACCAAACTATCCAGCCTCTCTACCAGCACATCCGGCGTATACACCCCTCTGGAAACATACCAGTTATACTG GTTGGCAACAAGAGTGACCTGCTTCGAGCCCGACAAGTGCCAGTGGATGAGGGTGAGACGTTAGCTGCATCACTAG GAGGGGTTTACTTTGAGGCTTCAGCCAGAGAGAACCACGAGGGAGTCCATGCCGCCTTCCTACATCTCTGTCAGGAG GTGATCCGAGCATTAGGGGGAGGGAAcggggaaaaaagaagaggaggactCCATCTAGCCAGACCCAAATCTCCCAACATGCAGGAGCTGAAGAGAAGGTTCAGGCAGGTCCTGTCCTCCAAAGTAAAATCGGCTACAACTATCTGA